One window of Hymenobacter canadensis genomic DNA carries:
- a CDS encoding integrase core domain-containing protein encodes MIDGYDCYQNVLAERVNGILKDEFLFVLPDDLAQARLLVDQAVNLYNQQRPHLALNYLTPNKAHQTGIRQGPRRKIRAGPLPYFCQQLAGRVRPAA; translated from the coding sequence ATGATTGACGGCTACGACTGTTACCAGAACGTGCTGGCGGAGCGCGTCAACGGCATCCTCAAAGACGAATTCCTCTTCGTGCTGCCCGACGACCTGGCCCAGGCCCGCCTACTCGTGGACCAGGCTGTCAACCTCTACAACCAGCAACGACCCCACCTGGCGCTAAACTATCTGACGCCCAACAAAGCCCATCAGACAGGAATAAGGCAAGGGCCCCGCCGGAAAATCCGAGCGGGGCCCTTGCCTTATTTCTGTCAACAGTTAGCCGGACGGGTCAGGCCAGCAGCCTAG
- a CDS encoding carboxypeptidase-like regulatory domain-containing protein produces MSLTSHPFHPVTQELLPGYRDAYLRGDLSGKNNDLVNTYFKANPDKGVEAFQRFHTLKEKGHDVRPVGWLQHQFDLIRTEPVRFRQRAASMLLVAGLVGGAAFASNNRSATPAVSLRSSVLKPVTAEEVTAATEAAEATAALASMSTITGRILDENGHALVGATVIDKESGRGVSTDIQGNYSLAVPTNRTSTLQVGYGGYSEDELQVKGRSVQNVTLLPRLALAKQRKSHWWQF; encoded by the coding sequence ATGTCATTAACTTCTCATCCATTCCACCCGGTCACGCAGGAGCTGCTGCCTGGCTACCGGGATGCCTATCTGCGCGGGGATTTGTCAGGTAAAAATAACGACCTGGTCAACACCTATTTCAAGGCCAACCCCGACAAAGGTGTGGAAGCGTTTCAGCGCTTCCACACCCTGAAAGAAAAAGGCCACGATGTGCGGCCAGTAGGCTGGCTCCAGCACCAGTTCGACCTGATTCGCACTGAGCCGGTACGTTTCCGGCAGCGCGCGGCCTCTATGCTGCTGGTGGCCGGGCTGGTAGGCGGCGCCGCCTTTGCCAGCAACAATCGCTCGGCTACCCCCGCTGTTTCCTTGCGCAGCAGCGTGCTCAAGCCGGTTACAGCTGAAGAAGTGACGGCGGCCACGGAAGCCGCCGAAGCCACGGCAGCCCTGGCCAGCATGTCGACCATAACGGGACGTATTCTGGACGAAAACGGCCACGCGTTGGTCGGCGCCACCGTGATTGATAAAGAAAGCGGCCGGGGCGTCAGCACCGACATTCAGGGCAACTACTCCCTGGCCGTACCTACCAACCGCACCTCGACCCTACAGGTCGGCTACGGCGGCTACAGCGAAGACGAGCTGCAGGTAAAGGGCCGGAGCGTGCAAAACGTGACGCTGCTGCCCCGGTTGGCGCTTGCCAAGCAGCGGAAAAGCCACTGGTGGCAGTTCTAA
- a CDS encoding PAS domain-containing protein produces MKRASSPPPAGATSPRAQQRIAELERELRQARTAEAEARTAEATATQRLHSLAGYQREGLLLLDEHLRVSLINDQYCHLLELPLPARQWLGVSMATLVNMVVERVADPAGYFAELAQAREFPVPQLNGLLPLHSGRVLEHDIVAVETGAGTGWLLSCRDVTALRQGEEQLRRVSRLPEENPTPTPPPPAPALDPLLAQVADHLPDGLLLVDADDQVLLLNARYCALWNLPPDQDPQWWRGRPVAELRAAAYPLLMNPAEQGRQREQLRAAGQPCYRSLMPLTDGRVLEIDYVPLPAGTLIYARDVTAREQALRELRDISSIPQQNPNPIVRFGAGGERLFANEAADTLRTALPAAEAADLAARLHALADAALREQQVQEQELPAGGRHFQVVAWPVPAQQYVNLYLVDISIRYRAEEQLQEQRTFYETVLNTMPSQMVVLDPRGRYLFLNAQTVPDAAARRALLGCTPAELAAHLRWPAAVAERRAGYFRQVTQEGRPQIWQETTTDVATDQPRHFLRQYQPVLDEAGQLRFVIGYGTDITARVAAEDAVQASEARLREQQAFTQRLLDTTQSVVYVRDQEGRFHFTNQAMRTLQAQLGSIDDLPPAGQQLRTDELASYAALDARVLATGQTLPTEDRLTLADGTVRWFYTVKSPLAFGPDAAPQVLGVSTDITALKAAQVAAEAATTARENFLANMSHEIRTPMNGVLGMAALLAKTRLTAQQQEFVQTISSSGTHLLGVLNDVLDVAKINSSKLELEQFAFNLCDSVEQAVMPLALQAQAQGLTFHVEPLTADRPWVLSDPFRLNQVLLNLLTNALKFTPHGSITLRGALLAETDEVFTMRFEVQDTGIGIGPEALTRIFESFTQANADTTRRFGGTGLGLTISRALVAQLGGELTVTSTLGVGSTFGFTLPLRKAPIPAGQTADAFDTGQLRGTRVLLAEDNPTNRAVARLHLLQWGMVVDEAVDGPATLHQLETQGYDLVLMDIQMPGMNGVDVTRRLRQLPDPVRANTPVLALTANAFRDENEKYLAAGLNDYLAKPFAEETLYAKLVALLPPPGVPVAPRPYDLTRLREEAHGHPAYVAVMVNSFLEHMPPRLHELQAAGRTRDWTRVAELLHHIKPNLLMLAVAGATGPMNLLETALEMPADPAQETARLVALQQLVAAVETALRELPAESGLLAPS; encoded by the coding sequence GTGAAACGTGCTTCTTCGCCGCCCCCCGCCGGGGCAACCAGTCCCCGCGCGCAGCAGCGCATTGCCGAACTGGAGCGGGAGCTGCGCCAGGCCCGCACGGCCGAAGCCGAGGCCCGCACGGCCGAAGCCACCGCCACCCAGCGCCTGCACAGCCTAGCCGGCTACCAGCGCGAAGGCTTACTGCTGCTGGACGAGCACCTGCGCGTCTCGCTCATCAACGACCAATATTGCCACCTGCTGGAGCTGCCGCTGCCCGCCCGCCAGTGGCTGGGCGTGTCCATGGCCACGCTGGTAAATATGGTGGTGGAGCGCGTGGCCGACCCAGCCGGCTACTTTGCCGAGCTGGCCCAGGCCCGAGAGTTTCCGGTTCCCCAGCTCAATGGCTTGCTGCCCCTGCACAGCGGCCGGGTGCTGGAGCATGACATCGTGGCCGTGGAAACGGGCGCTGGTACGGGTTGGCTGCTGAGCTGCCGCGATGTGACGGCCCTGCGCCAGGGCGAAGAGCAGTTGCGCCGGGTGTCGCGTCTGCCCGAGGAAAACCCCACCCCCACCCCGCCCCCCCCTGCGCCCGCCCTCGACCCCTTGCTGGCCCAGGTGGCCGACCACCTGCCCGACGGCCTGCTGCTCGTGGACGCCGACGACCAGGTGCTGCTCCTCAATGCCCGCTACTGCGCCCTCTGGAACCTGCCACCGGACCAGGACCCGCAGTGGTGGCGGGGCCGCCCGGTGGCCGAGCTGCGGGCCGCCGCCTATCCCCTGCTGATGAACCCCGCCGAGCAGGGCCGGCAGCGCGAGCAGCTGCGGGCCGCCGGCCAGCCCTGTTACCGTAGCCTGATGCCTCTCACCGATGGCCGCGTCCTGGAAATCGACTACGTGCCCCTGCCGGCTGGCACCCTGATTTACGCCCGCGACGTAACGGCCCGCGAGCAGGCCCTGCGCGAGCTGCGCGACATCTCCAGCATACCCCAGCAGAACCCCAATCCCATCGTGCGCTTCGGGGCCGGCGGCGAGCGGCTGTTTGCCAACGAGGCCGCCGACACGCTCCGGACCGCGCTGCCCGCCGCCGAGGCCGCCGACCTGGCTGCCCGCCTGCACGCGCTGGCCGACGCCGCCCTGCGGGAGCAGCAGGTGCAAGAGCAGGAGCTGCCCGCCGGGGGGCGCCACTTCCAGGTGGTGGCCTGGCCCGTGCCCGCGCAGCAATATGTGAACCTGTACCTGGTGGACATCAGCATCCGCTACCGGGCCGAAGAGCAGCTGCAGGAGCAGCGCACCTTCTACGAAACCGTGCTCAACACCATGCCCAGCCAGATGGTCGTGCTCGACCCGCGGGGCCGCTACCTGTTCCTGAACGCCCAGACTGTGCCCGACGCGGCCGCCCGCCGGGCCCTACTGGGTTGCACCCCGGCCGAGCTGGCCGCCCACCTGCGCTGGCCTGCCGCCGTGGCCGAGCGCCGGGCCGGGTATTTCCGGCAGGTCACGCAGGAAGGCCGGCCGCAGATCTGGCAGGAAACCACCACGGATGTGGCCACCGACCAGCCCCGTCACTTTCTGCGCCAGTACCAGCCAGTGCTCGACGAGGCCGGGCAGCTGCGGTTCGTCATCGGCTACGGCACAGATATCACGGCCCGGGTGGCGGCCGAAGATGCGGTTCAGGCCAGCGAGGCCCGGTTGCGCGAGCAGCAGGCGTTTACGCAGCGGCTGCTCGACACGACGCAGAGCGTGGTATACGTGCGCGACCAGGAGGGCCGGTTTCACTTTACCAACCAGGCCATGCGCACCCTGCAGGCCCAGCTGGGCAGCATCGACGACCTGCCCCCGGCCGGGCAGCAGCTGCGCACCGACGAGCTGGCCAGCTACGCCGCCCTCGACGCGCGGGTGCTGGCTACCGGCCAGACCCTGCCTACCGAGGACCGCCTCACCCTGGCCGACGGAACCGTACGCTGGTTCTACACCGTCAAAAGCCCCCTGGCCTTTGGTCCCGACGCCGCGCCGCAGGTGCTGGGCGTGAGCACCGACATCACGGCCCTCAAGGCGGCCCAGGTCGCGGCCGAGGCTGCCACCACGGCCCGCGAAAACTTCCTGGCCAACATGAGCCACGAAATCCGCACGCCCATGAACGGGGTGCTGGGCATGGCCGCCCTGCTGGCCAAAACCCGCCTCACAGCCCAGCAGCAGGAGTTCGTGCAAACCATCAGCAGCTCGGGCACTCACCTGCTGGGGGTGCTGAACGACGTGCTCGACGTGGCCAAAATCAACTCCAGCAAGCTGGAGCTGGAACAGTTCGCCTTCAACCTTTGCGACTCGGTGGAGCAGGCCGTCATGCCGCTGGCCCTGCAGGCCCAGGCCCAGGGCCTCACCTTTCATGTTGAGCCGCTGACCGCCGACCGCCCCTGGGTGCTCAGCGACCCGTTCCGCCTCAACCAGGTGCTACTCAACCTGCTCACCAACGCCCTCAAGTTCACCCCGCACGGCAGCATCACGCTGCGCGGGGCCCTGCTGGCAGAAACCGACGAGGTGTTCACCATGCGCTTCGAGGTGCAGGACACGGGCATCGGCATCGGACCCGAGGCGCTGACGCGCATCTTTGAGAGCTTCACGCAGGCCAACGCCGACACCACCCGGCGCTTCGGGGGTACGGGGCTGGGGCTGACCATCAGCCGGGCGCTGGTGGCCCAGCTGGGCGGCGAGCTGACCGTGACCAGCACCCTCGGCGTGGGCAGCACCTTCGGCTTCACGCTGCCGCTGCGCAAGGCGCCCATCCCGGCCGGCCAGACGGCGGATGCCTTCGACACCGGCCAGCTGCGGGGCACCCGCGTGCTGCTGGCCGAGGATAACCCCACTAACCGGGCCGTGGCCCGCCTGCACCTGCTGCAGTGGGGCATGGTGGTGGACGAGGCCGTGGACGGCCCGGCCACGCTGCACCAGCTCGAAACCCAGGGGTACGACCTGGTGCTGATGGATATCCAGATGCCGGGCATGAACGGAGTGGACGTGACCCGGCGGCTGCGGCAGCTCCCGGACCCCGTACGGGCAAATACGCCCGTACTGGCCCTGACGGCCAATGCCTTCCGCGACGAAAACGAGAAATACCTGGCGGCCGGCCTCAACGACTACCTGGCCAAGCCCTTTGCTGAGGAAACGCTCTATGCCAAGCTGGTGGCGCTGCTGCCCCCGCCCGGCGTGCCGGTAGCCCCCCGCCCCTACGACCTGACCCGCCTGCGCGAAGAAGCCCACGGCCACCCGGCCTACGTGGCGGTCATGGTTAACTCCTTTCTGGAGCATATGCCCCCGCGCCTCCACGAGCTGCAGGCCGCCGGCCGCACCCGCGACTGGACGCGCGTAGCCGAGCTGCTTCACCACATCAAGCCCAACCTGCTCATGCTGGCCGTAGCCGGGGCCACCGGGCCCATGAACCTCCTCGAAACGGCGCTCGAGATGCCGGCCGACCCCGCTCAGGAAACGGCGCGCCTGGTGGCCCTGCAGCAGCTCGTGGCCGCCGTAGAGACGGCCCTGCGGGAGCTGCCCGCCGAATCCGGCCTGCTGGCGCCAAGCTGA